From Acinetobacter sp. ASP199, the proteins below share one genomic window:
- a CDS encoding SDR family NAD(P)-dependent oxidoreductase, whose translation MKSRLQKHLQKRVQGKTILITGASSGIGLTAAHRLADAGAHVLLVARTQETLDQVKEEIEAKGGMATVFPCDLNNLEAIDEVSKQILASVDHIDILINNAGRSIRRAVHESVDRFHDFERTMQLNYFGAVRLVMNILPHMMIRRQGHIINISSIGVLANATRFSAYVASKAALDAFSRCLSAEVNSHKIAITSIYMPLVRTPMIAPTKIYKYVPTLSPEEASDLIAHAIVKRPKKVATGLGRLASITYAIAPDINNKLMSIGYNLFPSSSASVGQQQKLNWVQKAYARIFPGEHW comes from the coding sequence GTGAAATCCAGACTACAGAAACATCTACAGAAACGAGTTCAAGGCAAAACTATTCTCATTACTGGTGCATCCAGCGGTATTGGCCTGACAGCAGCACACCGTCTGGCAGATGCAGGTGCACATGTCCTGCTAGTAGCACGTACCCAAGAGACACTAGATCAGGTAAAAGAAGAAATTGAAGCGAAAGGCGGCATGGCAACAGTCTTTCCTTGTGACCTGAATAATCTTGAAGCCATTGATGAAGTATCTAAACAGATTCTGGCTTCTGTCGATCATATTGATATTCTGATCAATAACGCCGGACGTTCGATCCGTCGTGCAGTACATGAATCCGTGGATCGCTTCCACGACTTTGAACGCACCATGCAGCTGAACTATTTTGGCGCTGTACGTCTGGTGATGAACATCCTGCCACATATGATGATTCGTCGTCAGGGGCACATCATCAACATCAGTTCGATTGGGGTATTGGCGAATGCAACCCGCTTCTCTGCTTATGTGGCATCGAAAGCAGCCTTAGATGCGTTTAGCCGCTGTCTGTCTGCAGAAGTGAATTCGCATAAGATCGCGATTACTTCTATCTATATGCCATTGGTACGCACACCAATGATTGCACCGACCAAAATCTATAAATATGTACCGACGCTTTCTCCTGAAGAAGCATCTGACCTGATTGCACATGCAATTGTGAAACGACCGAAAAAAGTTGCTACCGGTTTGGGCCGTTTGGCTTCAATTACTTATGCAATTGCACCAGACATTAACAATAAACTGATGTCGATCGGCTACAACCTGTTCCCAAGCTCATCTGCCTCTGTAGGTCAGCAACAGAAACTGAACTGGGTACAGAAAGCATATGCACGCATCTTCCCGGGCGAGCACTGGTAA
- a CDS encoding UvrD-helicase domain-containing protein, protein MSEQNKPTATYEQATAIDNARLGKSFKVIAYAGTGKTTTLQMISDAMPQRRGMYLAFNKSIAAEAQNKFHRGVDCRTFHSLAYRSVPRGVTDKLRLPRLSPSFLAKEYRLEPMTLRRMMGGRYEKYVMMPSRLASLVANAVGYFCSTSSQYPAPRHIQAPSWLHPDDIEALQKKLYPAVERRWLESIDPNHQAGIGHDIYLKLWALSEPNIPADYVLFDEAQDADPLMLGILLKQRSTQVIYVGDAHQQIYAWRGAVNAMQQLPLPESRLTTSFRFGPEIALNANAILGALNETVPLLGNPHLNSKVVNKPHTKMRDAILCRTNARAMELLLAGLVRGEKVSLQADHVKLNRFVEAAAMLKQGKRVVDVPELAWFNSWHDVHEYCETNEGSDIKPLVKLVDEHGTDPLKTALAKITPIGQADYIISTAHKAKGLEWDRVHIEDDYQFKLNEKDHKISDEELRLLYVACTRAKVSLNIHHIYDLIQQLKIKMPLSLRQAAG, encoded by the coding sequence GTGTCTGAGCAAAATAAACCGACCGCGACCTATGAGCAGGCCACTGCCATTGATAACGCACGTCTGGGCAAATCCTTTAAGGTCATTGCCTATGCCGGCACAGGTAAAACCACAACTTTACAAATGATCAGTGATGCCATGCCACAGCGGCGTGGCATGTATCTGGCATTTAATAAATCCATTGCTGCTGAAGCACAGAATAAATTCCATCGTGGCGTGGATTGCCGTACCTTCCACTCACTGGCCTATCGCAGTGTTCCACGTGGAGTCACCGATAAACTGCGCCTGCCCCGCCTCAGCCCGAGCTTTCTGGCCAAAGAATATCGCCTTGAGCCGATGACCTTACGCCGCATGATGGGTGGCCGTTATGAAAAATATGTCATGATGCCCTCGCGTCTGGCCAGTCTGGTCGCCAATGCAGTCGGCTATTTCTGTTCAACCAGTTCACAATACCCTGCTCCACGGCATATTCAGGCACCAAGCTGGTTGCATCCGGATGATATCGAAGCCCTGCAGAAGAAACTCTACCCTGCGGTTGAGCGTCGCTGGCTGGAATCGATTGATCCCAATCATCAGGCCGGAATCGGACATGATATTTATCTGAAACTCTGGGCATTATCAGAACCGAATATTCCAGCGGATTATGTGCTGTTTGATGAAGCGCAGGATGCTGATCCCCTGATGCTGGGCATTTTACTAAAACAGCGCAGCACCCAGGTGATCTATGTCGGTGATGCGCATCAACAGATTTATGCCTGGCGTGGTGCGGTAAATGCCATGCAGCAACTGCCCTTGCCTGAATCCCGCCTGACGACTTCATTCCGTTTTGGTCCTGAAATTGCCCTAAATGCCAATGCAATTTTGGGAGCCTTAAATGAAACTGTGCCTTTACTCGGTAATCCGCATCTAAACTCTAAAGTGGTGAATAAACCACATACCAAAATGCGTGATGCAATTTTATGCCGAACCAATGCCCGAGCCATGGAACTGCTGCTTGCTGGACTTGTTCGTGGCGAAAAGGTCAGCCTGCAGGCCGATCATGTCAAACTGAACCGTTTTGTCGAAGCGGCTGCCATGCTGAAACAGGGAAAGCGCGTGGTGGATGTGCCTGAACTCGCCTGGTTTAACTCCTGGCACGATGTGCATGAATATTGCGAGACCAATGAAGGCAGCGATATTAAACCTTTGGTGAAACTGGTCGATGAGCATGGTACGGATCCACTGAAAACTGCACTGGCCAAGATCACGCCAATCGGACAGGCCGACTACATCATTTCGACTGCGCATAAAGCCAAAGGTCTGGAATGGGATCGGGTACATATTGAAGATGACTATCAGTTCAAGTTGAATGAAAAAGATCACAAGATTAGTGATGAAGAGTTAAGACTGCTTTACGTGGCCTGTACACGTGCTAAAGTAAGCTTAAATATTCACCACATTTATGACCTGATTCAACAGCTGAAAATTAAAATGCCTCTATCATTACGGCAGGCAGCAGGCTAG
- a CDS encoding sel1 repeat family protein, with amino-acid sequence MLKKIINFLFSCNDPPLPLIEEQPSEADTYYLQALQYESLCMTLQQLQAVPEISQRLTPKHIYQRNAVWNYLSAGLRGHVEAQYRLGMYYLDGKLGLDQNDEQARLWLGKAKQQAHRKAAQLLSEIESRIT; translated from the coding sequence ATGCTTAAAAAAATTATAAATTTTCTATTTTCTTGTAATGATCCGCCTCTTCCGTTAATTGAGGAGCAGCCGAGTGAAGCAGATACTTATTATTTGCAGGCTTTGCAATATGAGTCACTTTGCATGACCCTACAACAATTACAGGCTGTACCAGAGATTAGCCAACGCCTCACTCCAAAGCACATCTACCAACGTAATGCGGTCTGGAATTATCTCAGTGCAGGGTTAAGAGGACATGTAGAAGCACAATATCGACTGGGTATGTATTATTTAGATGGAAAACTAGGTCTAGATCAAAATGATGAACAGGCCAGATTATGGTTAGGTAAAGCCAAACAGCAAGCTCATCGTAAAGCGGCACAGCTTTTATCAGAAATTGAAAGCCGAATAACTTAA
- the tnpA gene encoding IS200/IS605 family transposase: MMVNQEIRSGRHCVFNMHVHLVFVTKYRKNVFTKDMLNAMKSMFEKVCLDFDAVLIEFNGEDDHVHLLINYPPKVAISNLVNSLKGVSSRHLRKDFPEIKNKLWGGSLWSPSYFASSCGGAPLEIIKQYIEQQQSPH, translated from the coding sequence ATTATGGTAAATCAAGAGATAAGATCGGGGCGTCACTGTGTTTTCAATATGCACGTTCATTTGGTCTTTGTAACCAAATACCGAAAAAATGTTTTCACCAAAGACATGCTTAACGCAATGAAAAGCATGTTTGAAAAAGTATGTTTGGATTTTGATGCGGTATTGATTGAATTTAATGGGGAGGATGATCATGTTCATTTATTAATTAATTACCCACCAAAAGTTGCTATTTCAAATTTAGTGAATAGCTTAAAAGGTGTATCTAGTCGCCACCTTAGAAAAGACTTTCCTGAAATTAAAAACAAACTTTGGGGTGGTTCTTTATGGTCGCCAAGTTACTTTGCTTCAAGTTGCGGTGGTGCGCCATTAGAAATTATTAAACAATACATCGAGCAACAACAATCACCTCATT
- the ettA gene encoding energy-dependent translational throttle protein EttA, with translation MAQYIYTMNRVSKMVPPKREILKDISLSFFPGAKIGVLGLNGAGKSTLLRIMAGVDKDFSGEARAQPGIKIGYLEQEPPLDETKDVRGNVEDGVREALDALARLDEVFAEYAAEDADFDALAKEQEKLEAIIQTWDAHNLNNQLEQAAAALNLPAWDADVTKLSGGERRRVALCRLLLSKPDMLLLDEPTNHLDASSVSWLERFLKDFPGTIVAITHDRYFLDNVAEWILELDRGMGIPYQGNYSSWLEQKNARLEQEQKQEESFAKALKKELEWVRSNAKGQQKKNKARMERFEELNSREFQQRNETSEIYIPPGPRLGNKVVEVEGISKSFGDRTLYKDLSFVVPPAAIVGIVGENGAGKTTLFRMMTGELQPDTGTVTLGDSVKVAYVGQIRDTLDNNKTVWEEVSGGLDILRIGEYEIASRAYIGRFNFKGQDQQKRVGQLSGGERNRLQLAKILQMGANVILLDEPSNDLDIETLRALEDAILVFPGTVMVISHDRWFLDRIATHILSFEGETPEFFTGNYAEFEEYRRKRDGDDLVAKRQKYRKIGA, from the coding sequence GTGGCCCAATATATTTATACGATGAACCGAGTGTCGAAGATGGTTCCGCCGAAACGCGAAATCCTCAAAGATATCTCCTTATCATTTTTCCCAGGTGCAAAAATTGGTGTACTTGGTCTAAACGGTGCAGGTAAGTCGACCTTGCTTCGTATTATGGCGGGCGTAGACAAAGATTTCTCTGGTGAAGCTCGTGCACAACCGGGTATCAAGATCGGCTACCTTGAGCAAGAACCACCTTTAGACGAAACCAAAGATGTTCGTGGTAACGTTGAAGATGGCGTTCGTGAGGCTCTTGATGCCTTAGCACGTTTAGACGAAGTATTCGCTGAATATGCAGCTGAAGATGCTGACTTCGATGCACTTGCAAAAGAGCAAGAAAAGCTGGAAGCAATCATTCAGACTTGGGATGCGCACAACCTGAACAACCAGCTTGAACAGGCTGCAGCAGCATTAAACCTGCCAGCTTGGGATGCTGATGTAACTAAACTGTCTGGTGGTGAGCGCCGTCGTGTTGCACTTTGCCGTCTGCTTCTGTCTAAACCAGACATGTTGCTTCTAGACGAACCGACGAACCATTTGGATGCATCATCTGTATCTTGGTTAGAGCGTTTCTTGAAAGACTTCCCGGGCACCATCGTTGCGATTACGCACGACCGTTACTTCCTGGATAACGTAGCAGAGTGGATTCTTGAACTTGACCGTGGCATGGGCATTCCATACCAAGGTAACTACTCTTCTTGGTTAGAACAGAAAAATGCCCGTTTAGAGCAGGAACAGAAGCAAGAAGAATCTTTTGCTAAAGCGCTTAAGAAAGAACTTGAATGGGTTCGTTCAAATGCCAAAGGTCAGCAAAAGAAAAACAAAGCACGTATGGAACGCTTTGAAGAGCTTAACTCACGCGAATTCCAGCAACGTAATGAAACTTCTGAAATCTACATTCCACCTGGTCCACGTCTAGGGAACAAGGTTGTAGAGGTTGAAGGTATCAGCAAATCGTTTGGTGATCGTACGCTTTATAAAGATTTATCGTTTGTTGTACCACCAGCTGCGATTGTGGGTATTGTTGGTGAAAACGGTGCGGGTAAAACCACACTATTCCGTATGATGACAGGCGAATTACAACCTGACACTGGTACAGTAACTTTAGGTGATTCAGTTAAGGTTGCTTACGTGGGTCAGATTCGTGACACCTTAGATAACAACAAAACTGTTTGGGAAGAAGTTTCTGGCGGTTTAGATATCTTACGTATTGGTGAATACGAAATCGCATCGCGTGCCTATATCGGTCGCTTTAACTTTAAAGGCCAAGATCAGCAAAAACGTGTCGGTCAATTGTCAGGTGGTGAGCGTAACCGTTTACAGCTTGCAAAAATTCTGCAAATGGGCGCTAACGTAATCTTACTCGATGAACCGTCAAACGACTTGGACATCGAAACTTTACGTGCACTTGAGGATGCAATTCTTGTATTCCCAGGTACTGTGATGGTGATCTCGCATGACCGTTGGTTCCTAGACCGTATTGCAACACACATCTTGTCATTCGAAGGTGAAACACCTGAATTCTTCACTGGTAACTATGCTGAGTTCGAAGAATACCGTCGCAAACGTGATGGTGATGACTTAGTTGCGAAGCGTCAGAAATACCGCAAAATTGGTGCTTAA
- a CDS encoding AAA family ATPase, with product MQVESIQLKHTLHFSDIQLEFKYHKRPVTLILGDQGSGKTALLRSTYQALTWFAARYRDLRTAGMVMLDQDIMQHRLQSKINIQVRFPEEIGSFPESSDQQQSSTQQCSWQLYKTLNSQSVGLSKVETSQLEAMVTLYQKALAKDPMLGLPLIAYYPAERFVNEINLLSKNNPAIFQTVYAYEIAAIPFTTFARFFEWFREISDIENAQSAQILEQILSRTSPQDKKHNMDELVKHIQHAQIQVNTPSLNSLREALSIVLPEVSNIYLQYQPKMQLMVTYQGQTQTLQQLPNSIRNWIALVGDIVRRLCLLNPKSLFPCKEGSGILLIDAIDHQLDQDMAAVILSRLHQAFPELQIIVTGNRPELLEQAADFQCLRLEDKQLYPVQVDTMPAQFDQLYADLGLGQETLNTEEIALIEPEPEQITPLSILQLIQQDLNQEQQQELLRLLNQNDRKIPQIPF from the coding sequence ATGCAAGTCGAATCCATACAACTCAAACATACCCTGCACTTTTCTGATATCCAGCTTGAATTTAAATATCACAAACGGCCTGTTACCTTAATTCTGGGTGATCAGGGTTCTGGTAAAACGGCGCTGCTGCGCAGTACCTATCAGGCCCTGACCTGGTTCGCTGCACGCTATCGTGACTTGCGTACTGCCGGCATGGTAATGCTGGATCAGGACATCATGCAACATCGTCTGCAATCCAAGATCAATATTCAGGTCCGTTTTCCAGAGGAAATTGGCTCTTTCCCAGAAAGCAGTGATCAACAGCAATCTTCTACCCAGCAATGTAGCTGGCAGCTTTATAAAACTTTAAATAGTCAGAGTGTAGGGCTGAGCAAGGTGGAAACATCGCAACTCGAAGCGATGGTCACCCTGTATCAGAAAGCCCTCGCCAAAGATCCGATGCTAGGATTACCGCTGATTGCCTATTATCCGGCTGAGCGCTTTGTGAATGAAATCAATCTGCTCAGTAAAAATAATCCGGCGATTTTCCAGACGGTGTATGCCTATGAAATTGCGGCTATTCCCTTCACGACTTTTGCCCGTTTTTTTGAATGGTTCCGGGAAATCAGCGATATTGAAAATGCCCAGAGTGCGCAGATTCTGGAGCAGATCCTGAGCCGCACTTCACCGCAAGATAAAAAACACAATATGGATGAACTGGTCAAACATATTCAACATGCCCAGATTCAGGTGAATACGCCGAGTTTAAATAGCCTGCGTGAAGCTTTGTCGATCGTTCTGCCTGAAGTCAGCAATATCTATTTGCAGTACCAACCCAAAATGCAACTGATGGTGACTTATCAAGGACAAACCCAGACTTTACAACAATTACCGAATAGCATCCGCAACTGGATTGCCTTGGTCGGAGATATTGTACGTCGCCTGTGTCTACTCAATCCGAAAAGTCTGTTTCCATGCAAGGAAGGCAGTGGCATTCTATTAATTGATGCTATTGATCATCAGCTGGATCAGGACATGGCGGCAGTCATTCTGTCTCGTCTGCATCAAGCCTTTCCTGAACTGCAAATCATTGTGACTGGTAACCGTCCTGAGTTACTGGAACAGGCAGCGGATTTTCAATGTCTGCGTCTTGAAGATAAACAACTCTACCCAGTTCAAGTCGACACAATGCCAGCGCAATTTGATCAACTCTATGCCGATTTAGGTCTGGGTCAAGAAACCCTGAATACTGAAGAAATTGCGCTGATCGAGCCAGAGCCTGAACAGATCACACCACTTTCAATCTTGCAGCTCATTCAGCAGGATTTAAATCAAGAACAGCAACAGGAGTTGCTACGTTTACTGAATCAGAATGACCGGAAAATTCCCCAAATTCCGTTTTAA
- the hisIE gene encoding bifunctional phosphoribosyl-AMP cyclohydrolase/phosphoribosyl-ATP diphosphatase HisIE codes for MNNLQWLDEVKFNEQGLVPAIAQHHQTGRVLMVAWMNREALALTAEKNQAVYFSRSRNKLWHKGEESGHFQTVHEIRLDCDADVIVLQIEQHGGIACHTGRESCFYRKLTPNGWEIVDAQIKDPAAIYGEKSANPHTLAMNASNAQSEQVEVLSYLGEMMAERKKADPDSSYVAKLYHKGLNKILEKVGEESFETVIAAKDFKVAATEDNKNDLIYEVADLWFHTIVMLGYFDLDPQLVLNELARRQGLSGLVEKANRTH; via the coding sequence ATGAATAACCTGCAATGGCTCGATGAAGTAAAATTTAACGAACAAGGACTCGTACCTGCCATTGCCCAGCATCATCAAACCGGTCGTGTATTGATGGTGGCGTGGATGAACCGTGAAGCACTGGCACTAACAGCTGAAAAAAATCAGGCCGTGTATTTCTCTCGTTCCCGCAACAAGTTATGGCATAAGGGCGAAGAATCTGGTCATTTCCAGACTGTGCATGAAATTCGTCTGGACTGTGATGCTGACGTGATTGTGCTGCAAATTGAACAGCATGGTGGGATTGCCTGTCATACCGGTCGTGAATCTTGCTTCTATCGCAAGCTGACGCCGAATGGTTGGGAAATTGTGGATGCACAAATCAAAGATCCAGCAGCGATCTATGGTGAAAAATCTGCTAATCCACATACGCTTGCTATGAATGCATCAAATGCACAATCAGAGCAGGTTGAAGTTCTGTCTTACCTGGGCGAAATGATGGCGGAGCGCAAGAAAGCTGATCCAGATTCGTCTTATGTTGCCAAGCTTTATCACAAAGGCTTAAACAAAATTCTGGAAAAAGTCGGTGAAGAAAGCTTTGAGACCGTGATTGCTGCCAAAGACTTTAAAGTTGCAGCAACCGAAGACAACAAAAATGACCTGATCTATGAAGTTGCAGATCTATGGTTCCATACCATCGTGATGCTGGGTTATTTCGATCTTGATCCACAACTGGTTTTGAATGAACTGGCACGTCGTCAGGGATTATCTGGTCTGGTTGAAAAAGCCAACCGTACACACTAA
- a CDS encoding transposase: MKTLKLRIKDKHCKMLDQLASEVNFVWNYVNDLGFKHLKRKGEFLSAYDVAKYTKGASKECNLHSQTIQAVTEELITRRKQFKKAKLKWRVSNKKSARRSLGWIPFKKVAIKYADGYVQYGKHQFKLWDSYGLSKYKVRTGSFVEDSRGRWYVCLVVDSFKQDQSSSTQSIGIDLGLKDIATCSDGTVISNPKFYRKYEQKLGIAQRAKNKKRVRALHAKIANCRKDHLHKASTKLVKENALIVVGDLSAKKLVKTKMAKSVLDTGFSALKTMLKYKCENAGVLFEEVNEAYTTQICSCCGEITTSSPKGRTGLGIREWGCVNCGTVHYRDKNSALNILALGHKRLAVGITSV; encoded by the coding sequence ATGAAAACCCTTAAATTACGCATAAAAGACAAACATTGCAAGATGCTAGACCAATTAGCATCGGAGGTGAATTTTGTCTGGAATTATGTCAATGATTTAGGGTTTAAGCACCTTAAAAGAAAAGGTGAATTTCTTTCAGCTTATGATGTTGCAAAATACACAAAAGGCGCATCTAAAGAATGTAATCTACATAGCCAAACTATTCAGGCTGTCACCGAAGAATTAATTACTCGAAGAAAGCAGTTCAAAAAAGCAAAACTCAAGTGGCGTGTGAGTAATAAAAAATCAGCACGTAGATCGCTTGGGTGGATACCATTTAAAAAAGTAGCAATCAAGTATGCCGATGGATATGTGCAGTATGGTAAGCACCAGTTCAAGCTATGGGATAGTTATGGACTATCGAAATACAAGGTGAGAACAGGTTCATTCGTTGAGGACAGTCGTGGGCGTTGGTATGTATGTCTTGTTGTTGATTCATTCAAACAAGATCAATCAAGTTCAACTCAATCCATCGGTATTGATCTAGGCTTAAAAGATATTGCCACCTGTTCTGATGGCACTGTGATTTCAAATCCAAAATTCTATCGTAAATATGAGCAGAAATTAGGTATTGCTCAAAGAGCAAAGAATAAAAAGCGTGTACGTGCATTACACGCCAAGATTGCAAACTGTCGTAAAGACCATTTGCATAAAGCAAGCACAAAACTTGTTAAGGAAAATGCACTCATTGTTGTTGGTGATCTAAGTGCTAAAAAGCTTGTAAAGACTAAAATGGCTAAGTCTGTTTTAGATACAGGATTCTCAGCATTAAAAACAATGCTCAAGTATAAATGCGAGAACGCAGGGGTATTGTTTGAGGAAGTTAATGAAGCCTATACCACCCAAATTTGTTCGTGCTGTGGTGAGATCACTACAAGCAGTCCGAAAGGTAGAACAGGACTTGGAATAAGAGAATGGGGGTGTGTGAACTGCGGTACAGTTCACTATAGAGATAAGAACTCTGCTCTAAACATTCTTGCGCTTGGGCATAAGCGTCTAGCAGTAGGAATCACCTCCGTTTAG
- a CDS encoding aminotransferase class I/II-fold pyridoxal phosphate-dependent enzyme — translation MSYKAETLAIHAGYSPEPTTKAVAVPIYQTTSYAFDNTQHGADLFDLKVQGNIYTRIMNPTTAVLEQRVAALEGGIGALALASGMAAITYAIQTITEAGDNIASVSTLYGGTYNLFAHTLPKQGIEVRFFDYQNPESLRGLIDEKTKLVFVESIGNPLGNIIDLEAIAKIAHEYGVPVIVDNTVATPVLQKSFDFGADIVVHSLTKYIGGHGTSIGGIIVDSGKFPWGKYPERFPVLNTPDPSYHGVNYVEALGAAAYIARARVVPLRNTGAAISPQNVFLILQGLETLSLRMERHTENALKVAEYLQQHPKVKWVNYAGLKDHPQHALAQKYVKGKPSAILTFGVEGGREGGARFIDALQLFTRLVNIGDAKSLACHPATTTHRQLNPEELKSAGVSEDMVRLSIGIEHIDDLIADLEQSLAAV, via the coding sequence ATGAGTTATAAAGCAGAAACTTTAGCAATTCACGCAGGTTATAGCCCGGAACCAACCACCAAAGCTGTAGCGGTTCCAATTTATCAGACCACCTCTTATGCCTTTGACAATACCCAGCATGGTGCAGATCTATTTGACCTGAAAGTACAAGGTAACATCTATACTCGCATTATGAATCCAACCACAGCGGTGCTTGAGCAACGTGTTGCAGCACTCGAAGGCGGTATTGGTGCTCTTGCGCTAGCGTCAGGTATGGCCGCGATTACTTACGCAATTCAGACCATTACTGAAGCAGGCGACAATATTGCTTCAGTATCGACCCTATATGGCGGCACCTATAACCTCTTTGCCCACACATTGCCAAAACAAGGCATTGAAGTGCGTTTCTTCGATTATCAAAATCCGGAGAGCTTACGCGGCTTAATCGATGAAAAAACCAAACTGGTTTTTGTTGAATCAATTGGTAACCCACTTGGCAATATTATCGACTTAGAAGCGATTGCAAAGATTGCGCATGAATATGGGGTGCCGGTGATTGTAGACAACACCGTAGCAACACCTGTGCTGCAAAAATCATTCGACTTCGGTGCAGATATCGTGGTGCATTCACTGACCAAATATATTGGCGGGCATGGTACTTCGATTGGCGGCATTATTGTCGATAGCGGTAAATTCCCGTGGGGCAAATACCCTGAACGTTTCCCTGTGTTAAACACGCCTGACCCAAGCTACCACGGTGTCAACTATGTTGAAGCTTTAGGTGCTGCGGCTTATATTGCACGTGCACGTGTGGTGCCACTGCGTAATACCGGTGCTGCGATTAGCCCGCAAAATGTATTTTTAATTCTGCAAGGACTGGAAACTTTAAGCCTGCGTATGGAACGTCATACTGAAAATGCACTTAAAGTTGCGGAATATTTGCAACAGCATCCGAAAGTAAAATGGGTCAATTACGCTGGTCTGAAAGATCATCCTCAACATGCCTTGGCGCAAAAATATGTGAAAGGGAAACCGTCTGCAATCCTAACCTTTGGTGTTGAAGGTGGACGTGAAGGCGGTGCTCGTTTTATTGATGCACTGCAACTGTTCACCCGTCTGGTTAATATTGGAGATGCCAAGAGTCTGGCCTGCCATCCTGCAACCACGACCCATCGCCAGCTCAATCCAGAAGAACTCAAATCCGCTGGTGTGAGTGAAGATATGGTTCGTCTTTCCATCGGTATTGAACATATTGATGACCTGATTGCCGATCTGGAACAGTCGCTCGCAGCCGTTTAA